A part of Aquibium oceanicum genomic DNA contains:
- a CDS encoding GAF domain-containing sensor histidine kinase encodes MRHDFQADIDAIERIDAIPTILDVVCRITGMRFAAVARVTDGRWITCKALDQIDFGLKPGDELPVETTICHEIRQSGEPVVIDHVNDDEAFRGHPTPAMYGFQSYISMPIVRRDGAFFGTLCAIDPKPAQLKNPATIGMFKLFAELIASHLDAGQELENARTALRHERELSELREQFIAVLGHDLRNPVGSIEAGTNVLLRSDLDEKSRGVVALMRGSVFRIRGLIDNVMDFARARLGDGLELQVDLDRPLEPVLEQVVAEIRTIDPDRRIETDFSVTAPVPCDHARISQMFSNLLGNAISHGSAERPVVAGAATCDGHFELWVANSGKPIPDEVLEGLFQPFFRAKVRESREGLGLGLYIASEIARVHGGTLEARSDETETRFTFRMPLA; translated from the coding sequence ATGCGGCATGACTTCCAGGCAGACATCGATGCGATCGAACGCATCGACGCCATCCCCACGATCCTCGACGTCGTGTGCCGCATCACGGGCATGCGCTTTGCCGCCGTCGCGCGGGTGACGGACGGGCGATGGATCACATGCAAGGCGCTGGACCAGATCGATTTCGGCCTCAAGCCCGGCGACGAGCTTCCGGTCGAGACGACCATCTGCCACGAGATCAGGCAGAGCGGCGAGCCGGTCGTCATTGATCACGTAAACGACGATGAGGCTTTCCGGGGCCATCCGACACCGGCGATGTACGGCTTCCAGAGCTACATCTCGATGCCCATCGTGCGCCGCGACGGCGCGTTCTTCGGCACGCTATGCGCGATCGATCCGAAGCCGGCGCAGCTGAAGAACCCCGCCACGATCGGCATGTTCAAGCTGTTTGCGGAACTGATCGCCTCGCATCTGGATGCCGGCCAGGAGCTGGAGAACGCCCGTACCGCGCTGCGCCACGAACGCGAGCTGTCGGAACTGCGCGAGCAGTTCATCGCGGTCCTCGGCCACGACCTGCGCAATCCCGTCGGCTCCATCGAGGCGGGAACCAACGTGCTTCTGCGTTCCGACCTCGACGAAAAGAGCCGCGGCGTGGTTGCCCTGATGCGCGGCAGCGTGTTCCGTATCCGCGGCCTCATCGACAACGTGATGGATTTCGCCCGCGCCCGGCTCGGCGACGGTCTCGAGCTGCAGGTCGATCTTGACCGGCCGCTGGAGCCCGTCCTGGAGCAGGTCGTCGCCGAGATCCGCACGATCGACCCGGATCGCCGCATCGAGACCGACTTCTCGGTCACCGCCCCCGTGCCGTGCGACCACGCCCGCATCTCGCAGATGTTTTCCAATCTCCTCGGCAATGCGATCAGCCACGGCTCGGCCGAAAGGCCGGTGGTCGCGGGGGCAGCGACGTGTGACGGCCATTTCGAGCTCTGGGTGGCGAATTCGGGCAAGCCCATCCCCGACGAGGTGCTGGAAGGCCTCTTCCAGCCGTTCTTCCGCGCCAAGGTCCGCGAAAGCCGCGAAGGTCTCGGGCTCGGCCTCTACATTGCGTCCGAGATCGCGCGGGTGCACGGCGGCACGCTCGAGGCCCGGTCGGACGAGACCGAAACGCGCTTCACCTTCCGCATGCCACTCGCCTGA
- the cysG gene encoding siroheme synthase CysG translates to MATTNAKLNAFPVFMRVKDRSVVIVGSGEEALAKARLIGQSSAAVRIVARDAEAPLRDWAGQNGAELVEQDYRADLLDGGCLVFAATGDEEEDARIVSDARTRGIPVNAVDRPHMCDFFTPALVNRAPVCVAIGTEGAGPVLAQMIRARIDRMLSPALGPLASLAAGLRDRVERLVPRGSARRAFWSDFFEGAPARHMEVGHISEAREAAAELMQRRTEARGHVSLIGAGPGAEDLLTLRAQRLLMQADVILYDALVPEAAVAMGRRDAERVAVGKRKGCHSKSQAEINDLIVALGREGKRVVRLKSGDPLVFGRAGEEMAALREAGISYEVVPGVTAAFAAAADFELPLTLRGVASSMVFTTGHDLKGKTLPDWGKLAIAGATVAVYMGRSIAAQVASRLIEAGLSPDTAVAVVENASLPNRRLFHGTLSDLPSLESRTELDGPVMTIIGDAVAGANFDNSTPIAAHGRVRVAA, encoded by the coding sequence ATGGCCACCACCAACGCCAAACTCAACGCCTTCCCGGTCTTCATGCGGGTAAAGGACCGCAGCGTCGTCATCGTCGGATCCGGTGAGGAAGCGCTGGCGAAGGCGCGCCTGATCGGGCAGTCGAGCGCCGCTGTACGTATCGTCGCGCGGGACGCAGAAGCGCCGCTGCGCGACTGGGCCGGACAGAACGGCGCCGAGCTGGTCGAACAGGACTACCGGGCCGACCTGCTCGACGGCGGATGCCTGGTCTTCGCCGCCACCGGCGACGAGGAGGAAGACGCCCGTATCGTTTCGGATGCGCGGACACGAGGCATCCCCGTCAACGCCGTCGACCGTCCCCACATGTGCGATTTCTTCACCCCCGCTCTGGTGAACCGTGCACCCGTCTGCGTGGCGATCGGGACCGAAGGCGCCGGCCCGGTTCTGGCGCAGATGATCCGCGCCCGGATCGACCGGATGCTGTCGCCCGCGCTCGGACCTCTTGCCAGTCTCGCCGCAGGCCTGCGCGACCGGGTGGAGCGGCTGGTGCCGCGCGGCAGCGCGCGCCGCGCCTTCTGGAGCGACTTCTTCGAGGGTGCGCCGGCGCGCCACATGGAGGTCGGGCACATCTCCGAGGCGCGCGAGGCGGCCGCCGAACTGATGCAGCGCCGCACCGAGGCGCGCGGCCATGTCTCGCTGATCGGCGCCGGACCGGGAGCCGAGGATCTGTTGACGCTGCGCGCGCAGCGTTTGCTCATGCAGGCCGACGTGATCCTTTACGACGCGCTGGTGCCCGAGGCGGCGGTCGCCATGGGGCGCCGCGATGCCGAGCGCGTGGCGGTGGGCAAGCGCAAGGGCTGCCATTCCAAGTCGCAGGCCGAGATCAACGATCTGATCGTGGCGCTGGGCCGCGAGGGCAAGCGCGTGGTGCGCCTGAAGTCGGGCGATCCGCTGGTCTTCGGCCGCGCCGGCGAGGAGATGGCGGCGCTGCGCGAGGCCGGCATTTCCTACGAGGTGGTGCCGGGCGTGACCGCGGCCTTCGCGGCGGCCGCCGATTTCGAACTGCCGCTGACGCTGCGCGGCGTCGCCTCCTCGATGGTCTTCACCACCGGCCACGACCTGAAGGGCAAGACCCTTCCGGACTGGGGCAAGCTCGCCATCGCGGGCGCCACCGTCGCGGTCTACATGGGCCGTTCCATCGCCGCGCAGGTGGCCTCTCGGCTGATCGAGGCGGGGCTGTCGCCGGATACGGCGGTGGCCGTGGTCGAGAACGCCAGCCTGCCGAACAGGCGCCTGTTCCACGGCACGCTGTCGGACCTGCCGTCGCTGGAGAGCCGTACGGAGCTCGACGGTCCCGTGATGACCATCATCGGCGACGCGGTGGCGGGCGCCAATTTCGACAACTCCACCCCGATCGCCGCGCACGGCCGCGTGCGCGTGGCGGCGTGA
- a CDS encoding nitrite/sulfite reductase, translating to MYRYDEFDHSFVKARVAEFRDQVERRLAGEITEDQFKPLRLMNGVYLQLHAYMLRVAIPYGTLNARQMRMLAHIARTYDKGYGHFTTRQNIQYNWPSLADIPAILDDLASVEMHAIQTSGNCIRNVTADHFAGAAADEVADPRPYAEILRQWSSVHPEFSYLPRKFKIAVTGAERDRAAIQVHDIGLHLKKNAQGELGFAVYVGGGQGRTPMVAKKIRDFLPEEDLLAYCTAILRVYNLNGRRDNKYKARIKILVHETGTEELTRQVEAEFAHLRDGELKLPEADIRAIDAYFAPPSLDSRPEGDEAVKLARLDSRAFSELLEQNVTTHRHPDYAAVTISLKGIGEAPGDATDAQMEAVADLAERYGFDEIRVSHEQNLILPHVARADLKAVHDRLVEIGLATANSNLITDIIACPGLDYCALANARSIPVAQDISRRFADLERQREIGELKLKISGCINACGHHHVGHIGILGVEKKGTELYQITLGGSGDEKTSIGEIVGRGFAAEDLTDAIETIVDAYLSLRSDPSERFIDAYRRVGAAPFKEALYAGEAKAA from the coding sequence ATGTACCGATACGACGAATTCGACCATTCCTTCGTCAAGGCCCGCGTCGCCGAGTTCCGCGACCAGGTCGAGCGCCGTCTGGCCGGCGAGATCACCGAAGACCAGTTCAAGCCGCTGCGGCTGATGAACGGCGTCTACCTGCAGCTTCACGCCTACATGCTGCGCGTGGCGATCCCCTACGGCACGCTGAACGCGCGCCAGATGAGGATGCTCGCCCACATCGCGCGGACTTACGACAAGGGTTACGGCCACTTCACCACGCGCCAGAACATCCAGTACAACTGGCCGTCGCTGGCCGACATCCCGGCGATCCTGGACGATCTGGCGAGCGTGGAGATGCACGCCATCCAGACCTCGGGCAACTGCATCCGCAACGTCACGGCCGACCATTTCGCGGGTGCCGCGGCCGACGAGGTCGCCGATCCGCGGCCCTATGCCGAGATTCTCAGGCAATGGTCCTCGGTGCATCCCGAGTTCTCTTACCTGCCGCGCAAGTTCAAGATCGCGGTAACGGGGGCCGAGCGCGACCGCGCCGCGATTCAGGTGCACGACATCGGGCTGCACCTGAAGAAGAACGCGCAAGGGGAACTGGGCTTCGCCGTCTATGTCGGCGGTGGGCAGGGGCGCACGCCCATGGTCGCCAAGAAGATCCGCGACTTCCTGCCCGAAGAGGACCTGCTCGCCTACTGCACGGCGATCCTGCGCGTCTACAATCTCAACGGCCGTCGCGACAACAAGTACAAGGCGCGCATCAAGATTCTGGTGCACGAGACCGGCACGGAGGAACTGACGCGGCAGGTGGAGGCGGAGTTCGCGCATCTAAGGGACGGGGAACTCAAGCTGCCGGAAGCCGACATCCGCGCCATCGACGCCTATTTCGCGCCGCCCTCGCTGGACTCGCGCCCGGAAGGCGACGAGGCGGTGAAGCTCGCCCGGCTCGACAGCCGCGCCTTCTCCGAATTGCTCGAACAGAACGTCACCACCCACCGGCATCCCGATTATGCCGCCGTGACGATCTCGCTTAAGGGCATCGGCGAGGCGCCGGGCGACGCGACCGACGCGCAGATGGAGGCGGTGGCCGATCTCGCCGAACGCTACGGCTTCGACGAGATCCGGGTGAGCCACGAGCAGAACCTGATCCTGCCGCACGTGGCGCGCGCCGATCTGAAGGCCGTCCACGACCGGCTGGTGGAGATCGGGCTCGCGACTGCGAACTCGAACCTGATCACCGACATCATCGCGTGCCCGGGTCTCGACTACTGCGCGCTGGCCAATGCCCGCTCGATCCCGGTGGCGCAGGACATCTCGCGGCGCTTCGCCGATTTGGAGCGCCAGCGCGAGATCGGCGAGCTGAAGCTCAAGATCTCCGGCTGCATCAATGCCTGCGGGCATCACCATGTCGGCCACATCGGCATTCTGGGCGTCGAGAAGAAGGGCACCGAGCTCTATCAGATCACGCTTGGCGGCTCCGGCGACGAAAAGACCTCGATCGGCGAGATCGTCGGGCGCGGCTTCGCGGCCGAGGACCTGACCGACGCCATCGAGACCATCGTCGATGCCTATCTGTCGCTGCGAAGCGATCCGTCCGAGCGTTTCATCGACGCCTACCGGCGCGTCGGCGCCGCACCGTTCAAGGAGGCGCTCTATGCTGGCGAAGCTAAAGCCGCTTGA
- a CDS encoding DUF934 domain-containing protein, with translation MIEQDTQAAPRLWTKDGFQEDSWRHGEDADALSGNGGVILPLAVWKGLDDQTRAENRDRIGVLLAPGEMLSEIEHALADLPLVALSFPALNDGRSFSKAALLRTRHGYRGTVRASGQVLIDQIPHMLRTGFDELEVSHPVAIRRLEEGRIGGLPEHYQPSAQLEPAEGKYAWRRLPAA, from the coding sequence ATGATCGAACAGGACACCCAGGCCGCGCCGCGCCTCTGGACGAAGGACGGTTTCCAGGAGGATTCCTGGCGTCACGGCGAGGATGCGGACGCGCTGTCGGGCAATGGCGGCGTGATCCTGCCGCTGGCCGTCTGGAAGGGGCTGGACGACCAGACGCGGGCGGAAAACCGCGACCGCATCGGGGTCCTGCTGGCGCCTGGGGAGATGCTGTCGGAGATCGAGCACGCGCTTGCCGACCTGCCGCTGGTGGCGCTGTCCTTCCCCGCCCTCAACGACGGCCGCAGCTTCTCCAAGGCCGCGCTTCTGCGAACCCGTCACGGCTATCGCGGCACGGTGCGGGCGAGCGGGCAGGTGCTGATCGACCAGATCCCGCACATGCTGCGCACCGGCTTCGACGAACTGGAGGTGTCGCACCCCGTCGCGATCCGCCGCCTGGAAGAGGGGCGGATCGGGGGCCTTCCCGAACACTACCAGCCTTCGGCGCAGCTCGAGCCGGCGGAAGGCAAGTACGCCTGGCGCCGGCTGCCGGCGGCCTGA
- the hrcA gene encoding heat-inducible transcriptional repressor HrcA, translating into MTIPLMDPTLQSLDTRSREIFRLIADSFLRDGEPVGSRNLSRLLPSSLSPATVRNVMSDLEHLGLIYSPHVSAGRLPTQKGLRFFVDAFMEIGDLSEDERRVIDAQIKASGNGASLEHMLTEASQMLSGMSRGAGLVLSGKSEAALKHIEFIQLEPNKALAVLVSQSGDVENRVVDLPDGVTTSQLHEASNFLNAHIRGRTLAEARSEIARLREETRAALDSLSQDLVEKGLAVWAGTESGTSPARLIVRGRANLLENVTAQADIELLKHLFEDLETKEGLIQLLELAEEGSGVRIFIGSENKLFSLSGSSLVVAPYRDKDSRVIGALGVIGPTRLNYARIVPMVDYTAQMISRMLR; encoded by the coding sequence ATGACGATACCCCTCATGGATCCGACCCTCCAGTCGCTGGATACCCGCTCGCGCGAGATCTTCCGCCTGATCGCCGATTCCTTCCTGCGCGACGGAGAGCCGGTCGGCTCTCGCAACCTGTCGCGCCTCCTGCCCTCGTCGCTGTCGCCCGCCACGGTGCGCAACGTGATGAGCGACCTGGAGCATCTCGGCCTCATCTATTCGCCGCATGTGTCGGCCGGCCGCCTCCCGACCCAGAAGGGCCTGCGCTTCTTCGTCGATGCCTTCATGGAGATCGGCGACCTGTCGGAGGACGAGCGCCGGGTCATCGACGCCCAGATCAAGGCGTCGGGCAACGGTGCCTCGCTGGAGCACATGCTGACCGAGGCCAGCCAGATGCTTTCGGGCATGTCGCGTGGCGCCGGGCTGGTGCTGTCGGGCAAGAGCGAGGCGGCGCTGAAGCACATCGAGTTCATCCAGCTCGAGCCCAACAAGGCGCTCGCCGTCCTGGTCTCGCAGTCCGGCGACGTGGAAAACCGCGTGGTCGACCTGCCGGACGGCGTCACCACCTCGCAGCTCCACGAGGCCTCGAACTTCCTCAACGCCCACATCCGGGGCCGAACGCTTGCCGAGGCGCGCAGCGAGATCGCGCGGCTGAGGGAAGAGACACGCGCCGCGCTGGATTCCCTGTCGCAGGACCTCGTCGAAAAGGGCCTCGCCGTGTGGGCCGGCACGGAAAGCGGCACCTCGCCGGCACGCCTCATCGTGCGCGGCCGCGCCAACCTCCTGGAAAACGTCACCGCGCAGGCCGACATCGAACTGCTCAAGCACCTGTTCGAGGACCTCGAGACCAAGGAAGGCCTGATCCAGCTGCTGGAACTGGCCGAGGAAGGCTCGGGCGTGCGCATCTTCATCGGCTCGGAAAACAAGCTCTTCTCGCTCTCCGGCTCCTCCCTCGTGGTCGCCCCCTACCGCGACAAGGACTCCCGCGTCATCGGCGCGCTGGGCGTCATCGGTCCCACCCGCCTCAACTACGCCCGCATCGTCCCCATGGTCGACTACACCGCCCAGATGATCTCGCGCATGCTCCGGTAG
- a CDS encoding DUF2849 domain-containing protein produces the protein MKILTANRLIDGEAVWYSADRGWIERIDGAEVASDAFAEERLRSVGKASFDRDEVVDVDLIDVQAIDGRIVPVRLRERIRAAGPTNRLDLGKQAEPETTHTA, from the coding sequence ATGAAGATCCTGACCGCGAACCGGCTGATCGACGGGGAGGCCGTCTGGTACTCCGCGGACAGAGGCTGGATCGAGCGCATCGACGGCGCCGAGGTGGCGAGCGACGCCTTCGCCGAGGAGCGGCTGCGCAGCGTCGGCAAGGCCTCCTTCGACCGTGACGAGGTGGTCGACGTCGACCTGATCGACGTGCAGGCGATCGACGGCCGGATCGTTCCGGTGCGCCTGCGCGAACGCATTCGCGCCGCAGGCCCGACCAACCGCCTCGATCTCGGCAAGCAGGCCGAACCCGAAACGACGCACACGGCCTGA
- the grpE gene encoding nucleotide exchange factor GrpE: MSDHPKDDRAPDLEAAKSGYAEHAPDDSAQPEGAPDNENQADFEAFMRLAKENEDLKDKALRLAAEMENLRRRTARDVHDARNYAIANFARDMLTVSDNLRRALDAVPAEAKEKGEAGFAALLEGVEMTERSMISALERHGVKKIAPEGEKFDPNFHQAMFEVPNPDVPANTVVQVVQTGYVIGERVLRPAMVGVAKGGPKAAAQAQEPAGEAASAEQDGKA, encoded by the coding sequence ATGAGCGACCATCCGAAAGACGACCGCGCGCCGGATCTGGAAGCCGCCAAGAGCGGCTATGCCGAGCACGCGCCAGATGACTCGGCGCAGCCCGAAGGCGCGCCGGACAACGAGAACCAGGCCGATTTCGAAGCCTTCATGCGCCTTGCCAAGGAAAACGAGGATCTGAAGGACAAGGCGCTCCGCCTTGCCGCCGAGATGGAGAACCTGCGCCGCCGCACCGCGCGCGACGTGCACGACGCGCGCAACTACGCCATCGCGAACTTCGCCCGCGACATGCTGACCGTCTCCGACAATCTGCGCCGCGCGCTCGACGCGGTCCCCGCCGAGGCGAAGGAGAAGGGCGAGGCCGGCTTTGCCGCGCTGCTCGAAGGTGTCGAGATGACGGAGCGCAGCATGATCTCCGCGCTGGAGCGTCACGGCGTCAAGAAGATCGCGCCCGAGGGCGAGAAGTTCGATCCGAACTTCCACCAGGCCATGTTCGAGGTGCCCAATCCCGACGTGCCCGCCAACACGGTCGTGCAGGTCGTGCAGACCGGCTACGTCATCGGCGAGCGCGTGCTGCGGCCGGCCATGGTCGGCGTCGCCAAGGGCGGGCCGAAGGCTGCAGCCCAGGCGCAAGAGCCGGCGGGCGAAGCCGCTTCGGCCGAGCAGGACGGCAAGGCCTGA
- a CDS encoding phosphoadenylyl-sulfate reductase encodes MLAKLKPLDAETEAEIEAAALEERFGHLEPQDLIALAIGRFRPGDIAAVSSFGADSAVLLHMISRIDPALPVLFLDTDKHFGETLQYRDALAADLGLRSLKIVHPRPELVAERDADGTLHQRDTDACCDLRKVEPMARAVSPFRAWFTGRKRYQAATRTALPVFEAVGERIRINPLAKWTTKDLADYMRTHALRENPLVAYGYHSIGCFPCTQPVKPGEDERSGRWAGQSKVECGIHLSGLDDSLTASSL; translated from the coding sequence ATGCTGGCGAAGCTAAAGCCGCTTGATGCCGAGACCGAGGCCGAGATCGAGGCCGCCGCGCTCGAGGAGCGTTTCGGCCATCTCGAGCCGCAGGACTTGATCGCTCTGGCGATCGGGCGCTTCCGGCCGGGAGACATCGCCGCCGTATCGTCCTTCGGCGCGGATTCGGCGGTGCTTCTGCACATGATCTCGCGGATCGATCCGGCGCTGCCGGTGCTGTTTCTCGACACCGATAAGCATTTCGGCGAGACGTTGCAGTATCGCGACGCGCTTGCCGCCGATCTCGGGCTGAGGAGCCTGAAGATCGTCCATCCGCGGCCAGAACTGGTGGCCGAGCGCGATGCCGACGGGACGCTGCACCAGCGCGACACCGACGCCTGCTGTGACCTGCGCAAGGTCGAGCCGATGGCGCGCGCGGTGTCGCCGTTCCGGGCCTGGTTCACCGGGCGCAAGCGCTACCAGGCAGCCACGCGCACCGCGCTGCCGGTCTTCGAGGCGGTGGGCGAGCGCATCCGCATCAACCCGCTGGCCAAGTGGACGACGAAGGATCTCGCCGACTACATGCGCACCCATGCGCTGCGCGAGAATCCGCTGGTGGCCTATGGCTACCATTCGATCGGCTGCTTCCCCTGCACCCAGCCGGTGAAGCCCGGCGAGGACGAGCGCAGCGGGCGCTGGGCCGGCCAGTCGAAGGTCGAGTGCGGCATCCACCTGTCGGGCCTCGACGATTCGCTCACGGCGTCGTCGCTCTAG
- a CDS encoding cupin domain-containing protein — MTVLETVSPPNSGPPRHVHRDADETFVVLSGDVQFWLEGETFTRGPGQAVFVPRGKGHTFRVVGGEPSRSIVILTPGRFEGFFREMAEGRFRIPEDMPAVVDSAARFQLTFTGPPLGAQ, encoded by the coding sequence ATGACGGTGCTCGAAACCGTTTCGCCGCCGAATTCAGGGCCGCCGCGCCACGTCCATCGCGATGCCGACGAGACCTTCGTCGTCCTGTCGGGAGACGTCCAGTTCTGGCTCGAAGGCGAGACCTTCACGCGCGGGCCCGGACAGGCGGTGTTCGTGCCGCGCGGCAAGGGGCACACCTTCCGCGTCGTCGGTGGCGAGCCGTCCCGCAGCATCGTCATTCTGACGCCGGGTCGGTTCGAAGGTTTCTTCCGCGAGATGGCGGAAGGCCGCTTCCGCATTCCGGAGGACATGCCGGCGGTGGTGGATAGCGCCGCGCGCTTCCAGCTCACCTTCACCGGGCCGCCGCTCGGCGCCCAGTGA
- a CDS encoding sulfate transporter family protein, giving the protein MIIEAAGRAAGHLFSPEFRSVLFKSLGLTFLVLVALWFGLAEGFEYLALPWLDQFVPDLPEWTGWLGLLASIVAGIVLALALGLLIAPVSALIAGLFLDDVAEVVERVDYPADAPGRAVPPVQAAWLAVKFFAVVILGNLFALLLLLVPGVNLVAFFVVNGYLLGREFFEFAAMRFRSEADAKALRRRHAGTVFLAGLVIAAFLAVPILNLLTPLFAAAMMVHLHKMISARSAASLRAR; this is encoded by the coding sequence ATGATCATCGAAGCAGCAGGCCGCGCGGCCGGCCACCTCTTCTCGCCGGAGTTCCGGTCCGTGCTGTTCAAGTCGCTCGGGCTGACCTTCCTGGTGCTCGTCGCGCTCTGGTTCGGCCTCGCCGAAGGCTTCGAGTATCTCGCCCTGCCGTGGCTCGACCAGTTCGTGCCCGACCTGCCGGAGTGGACGGGCTGGCTCGGCCTCCTCGCCTCAATCGTCGCCGGTATCGTGCTTGCGCTGGCGCTGGGGCTCCTGATCGCGCCGGTCTCGGCGCTGATCGCAGGCCTCTTTCTCGACGACGTCGCCGAGGTCGTCGAGCGGGTCGACTATCCCGCCGATGCTCCGGGCCGCGCCGTGCCGCCGGTCCAGGCGGCGTGGCTGGCGGTCAAATTCTTCGCCGTCGTCATCCTCGGCAATCTCTTCGCCCTGCTCCTCCTTCTGGTTCCGGGCGTGAACCTCGTCGCCTTCTTCGTGGTCAACGGCTATCTGCTCGGCCGCGAATTCTTCGAGTTCGCCGCGATGCGGTTCCGCTCCGAAGCCGACGCCAAGGCGCTGCGGCGGCGCCATGCCGGCACGGTGTTCCTCGCCGGGCTTGTCATCGCCGCCTTCCTCGCCGTGCCGATCCTCAATCTGCTCACGCCGCTCTTCGCCGCGGCCATGATGGTCCACCTGCACAAGATGATTTCGGCGCGGTCGGCCGCGTCCTTGCGCGCGCGCTGA
- a CDS encoding trimeric intracellular cation channel family protein, translated as MNPLVFFDYAGVAVFAATGALAASRKQLDILGFIFLAAATGIGGGTLRDLVLDVPVFWTVNQDYILVCAAVAVGVYFTAHRLESRYRLLLWLDAVGLAAYCVYGAYKGLVVTGSATVAIVTGVMTATFGGILRDLLAAEPSVLLRPEIYVTAALTGAAAFTALAVLGVPMPLAAVVGALSALAVRGGAIRFGWTIPTYRSRPGRKPEDVL; from the coding sequence ATGAACCCGCTCGTCTTCTTCGATTATGCTGGCGTCGCCGTCTTCGCCGCGACCGGCGCGCTGGCGGCCTCGCGCAAGCAGCTCGACATTCTGGGGTTCATCTTCCTCGCCGCTGCCACCGGCATCGGCGGCGGGACCCTGCGCGACCTCGTGCTCGACGTGCCGGTCTTCTGGACCGTCAACCAGGACTACATCCTCGTCTGCGCCGCCGTCGCGGTCGGCGTCTACTTCACCGCCCATCGCCTGGAATCCCGCTACCGGCTGCTCCTGTGGCTCGACGCCGTCGGGCTCGCCGCCTATTGCGTCTACGGCGCGTACAAGGGCCTCGTCGTCACCGGTTCGGCCACCGTCGCCATCGTCACCGGCGTCATGACCGCGACCTTCGGCGGCATTCTGCGCGATCTGCTCGCCGCCGAGCCCTCGGTGCTGCTGCGCCCCGAAATCTACGTCACCGCCGCGCTGACCGGCGCCGCCGCCTTCACCGCGCTTGCCGTCCTCGGCGTCCCCATGCCACTGGCCGCCGTCGTCGGCGCGCTGTCGGCGCTGGCCGTCCGCGGCGGCGCCATCCGCTTCGGCTGGACCATCCCGACGTACAGAAGCCGGCCGGGGAGAAAGCCGGAGGATGTTTTGTGA
- a CDS encoding adenosine kinase: protein MASQPEYDVLCIGNAIVDIIARCDEAFLVDNTIIKGAMNLIDAERAELLYSRMGPAVETSGGSAGNTAAGIASLGGKAAYFGKVSDDQLGELFAHDIRAQGVAFDSKPLKGFPPTARSMIFVTDDGERSMNTYLGACVELGPEDVEEEKAKGAKVTYFEGYLWDPPRAKEAIRRTAELAHAAGREVSMTLSDPFCVDRYRDEFLDLMRSGTVDIVFANESELKSLYQTASFDTALDAIRKDCKLAAVTRSEHGSVVVRGNETVKVEAIEISELVDTTGAGDLYAAGFLYGYTTGRSLADCGKLGSLAAGIVIQQVGPRPQKSLREIAGQRGLV, encoded by the coding sequence GTGGCATCCCAACCGGAATACGACGTCCTCTGCATCGGCAACGCCATCGTCGACATCATCGCGCGCTGCGACGAGGCCTTCCTCGTCGACAACACCATCATCAAGGGCGCGATGAACCTGATCGACGCCGAGCGCGCCGAACTGCTCTATTCGAGGATGGGGCCGGCGGTGGAGACGTCGGGCGGCAGCGCAGGCAACACGGCGGCCGGCATCGCGAGCCTGGGCGGCAAGGCGGCTTATTTCGGCAAGGTGAGCGACGACCAGCTCGGCGAACTCTTCGCGCACGACATCCGCGCGCAGGGCGTCGCCTTCGACTCGAAGCCGCTGAAGGGCTTTCCGCCGACGGCGCGCTCGATGATCTTCGTGACCGACGACGGCGAGCGCTCGATGAACACCTATCTCGGCGCCTGCGTCGAGCTCGGCCCCGAGGACGTCGAGGAGGAGAAGGCAAAGGGCGCCAAGGTGACCTATTTCGAGGGTTATCTGTGGGACCCGCCGCGGGCCAAGGAAGCGATCCGGCGCACGGCGGAACTGGCGCACGCCGCCGGGCGCGAGGTGTCGATGACGTTGTCGGACCCGTTCTGCGTCGACCGCTACCGCGACGAGTTTCTGGACCTGATGCGCTCGGGCACTGTCGACATCGTCTTCGCCAACGAGAGCGAGCTGAAGTCGCTCTACCAGACCGCCTCCTTCGACACGGCGCTCGACGCCATCCGCAAGGACTGCAAGCTCGCCGCCGTGACGCGCTCCGAGCACGGCTCGGTGGTGGTGCGCGGTAACGAGACGGTGAAGGTGGAGGCGATCGAGATCTCGGAGCTGGTCGACACGACGGGCGCCGGCGACCTCTATGCCGCGGGTTTTCTCTACGGCTACACGACCGGGAGGAGCCTGGCGGACTGCGGCAAGCTCGGCTCGCTGGCGGCCGGCATCGTCATCCAGCAGGTGGGGCCGCGGCCGCAGAAGAGCTTGCGCGAGATCGCGGGGCAGCGGGGGCTGGTTTAG